GACTACGAGCGGGCGATCGAGGTCGTCCGCGAAGAGCGGGCGGCCGACGTCCCGGTCGCGATCGTCAACGACGCCGGCCGGGGCGATGCCGGCCGGAACGTCGAGGGCGAGACGAACACGATCACCACACTCGCCGACGTGACCGACCACGACGAGAAGGTCGGCGGGATGGGCTCCTCGATCCTGATCGGCACCCACGAGACCGAGGTCTGGGAGAACGACCACCGCGAGTTCCTCGTCACGCCCCGCGGCGGACGTGACGTGGAGGATTTCTGAACCATGAGCACCGACGATACCACTACCAACGACGCGAGTACAGACACGGAATCGAAGTGCGGCGGTGCAACGACCAGCACCGAGGAGACCACGAGTGAGTCGAAGTGCGGCGCATCCACGGACTCGTCGAGTTCGTCGTCCAGCGAGTGCGGTGCGAGTTCCGACGAGGAGGAGGTCGGCGCGACCGTCGACGACTTCGACGCCGACCCCGGCCAGTTGATCGCCGTCGGTCTCGGTCCCGGTCAGCCCGAGGGCATGACCGACCGGGCGAAGACCGCGCTGGCCGACGCCGAGCACATCGTCGGCTACACGACCTACGTCGACCTGCTGCCCGACGAGATCACCGAGGCGGCCGAGGACATCTACGACACGCCGATGTGCGGCGAGGTCTCGCGCACGGAGGAGGCCATCGACCGTGCGCTGGCCGGCAACGACGTCGCGATCATCGGGAGCGGCGACCCGAACGTCTACGCGCTGGCCGGCCTCGCCCTGGAGATCGTCGAGTCCAAGGGCGCGACCGCGTCGATGCTCGACTTCGACGTGGTCCCGGGCGTCCCGGCGGCCCAGTCCTGTGCCGCACGCGTCGGCGCACCGCTGGTGAACGACACCGTCTCGATCTCGCTGTCGGATCACCTGACGGACATGCCGACCATCGAGTCACGGCTCCACGCGACGGCGAAGGAGGGCTTCACCATCGCCATCTACAACCCCTGGAGTCGCAAGCGCAGAGAGAACTTCCAGAAGTGCTGTGAGATCCTGCTGGAACACCGCGACCCGGACACGCCGGTGGGCGTCGTCCACGCCGCCGGGCGCGAGGACGAGGAAGTCGAGATCGTCGAACTGGGCGAGCTTCCCGACCTCGGCGAGACGGACCTGATCGACATGACGACCACGATCCTCGTGGGCAATTCGGAGACCTACGTCTGGGACGACCGGATGGTGACCCCGCGGGGCTACGAGACCAAGTACGACTACTGATGGCCTACACAGTCACCCTCGACCGCGAGGCCTGCGACGGGATCTTCGCCTGCCTCGTCCGGGACGACCGGTTCGTCGAGGCCGAGGACGGCCTCGCCGGGATCGAGTCCACGGACGGAGAGACGGACCGCCGGCCCGGCGATGCGGACGGTGACGACCGCCTCACCGTCACCTTCGAGGACGAACTGATCGAGGACGCCAGAGAGGCCGCCACAGCGTGCCCGGTCGACGCCATCGAGGTCTCGTCCGCCGACGGAGGGAAAGCGTGAGCGTCGAAACCGGCGTCCCCAGAGACCTGCTGGCGAGCCACCCGGAGACGGCGTACTTCTGGGGCCGGGTCGTCGGCGACGGCGACCTCGGCGAGGACTCGGTGACCGTCCGCGCCACCGACGAGACGGCGGCCCGCCGGCTCGCGGCCATCGCCGGGGCCGAGCAGGTCGACAAGCGCATCCGCGAGCGCGAGTACGCCCACGACACGTCGATCACCAGGACCGAGGAGGCGTACACGGTCCAGGTGTTCGGCGACCTCTCGACGCGCGCCGCGGCCGCGTTCGGCCTCCCGCGGGACGGGCAGCCGGGCGGCTACCGGCTGGACTCCGTCGCCGACCACGACCGCCAGCTACTCCGCGGCCTGCTGGAGGGTTGCGGGACGATCTGTTTCAAGAGTTCAGCGGGGACGGTCGGCCTCTCCTTCGTCGCCGACGATCGGCGGCTGCTCGAACGGATCCAGGGACTGCTCGACGGCCTCGACGTGGACGCCCCCTACGACGAGTTATCCGAGACCGCCTCGGGCGGCTACTGGTTCGGCGTCGAGGACGCGGCCGTCCCGACCGTCGGCCCGCGGCTCTACGATGGCTGCGAGGAGACGGGCCTGTTCGCGCCGTCGCGGCGGCGAAAGCTCCGGCGGAGTCTCCAGCAGGCCGAGAACGTCGAGCCATGAGCCGGAGCACCACGGGCGGCGACGCCGCGGGCGCCTTCGACGACGAGGCGGTTCTGCTGGTCGGCCACGGCTCCCGTCGGGAGAAGTCCAACGAGCAGGTCCGCGAACTGGCCGTCGCTCTCGAAGACCGACTCGGCGTGCCGGTCGATGCCGGCTTCCTGGAACTCGCGGAACCCGCCATCCCCGATGCCATCGCGGGCCTTGCGGGCGCGGTGTCGGAGGTCACCGTCGTCCCCCTCTCGCTGTTCGCCGCGAGCCACGTCAAAAACGACGTGCCGCTCGCCGTCCAGCAGGCCCGGTCGGCCCACGACGGGCTGACGGTCAACAACGGCGCGCACCTGGGGATCCATCCCGCTATCGTCGACCTGCTGGACGACCGGGCCACGGCCGTCGAGGCCGAACTCGGCGTGGACAGGACCGAAGACGACGTGGTCGCGGTGGTCTGTGCCCGGGGATCGAGCGACCCCGACGCGAACGGCGACGTCCACAAACTCGCCCGCCTGCTGGACGAGGGCAGAGCCTTCGACCGCGTCGAGGCCTCGTTCATCGGCGTCACCGAACCGTTGCTGGAGGAGTCGCTGCACGGCGTCGCCAAGCGGCGGCCCGACGCGGTGGTCGTCCTGCCGTACATGCTGGGCGACGGCGTCCTCACCCAGCGGATCCGGGACCGAACCGACGAGTTCGACGACGAATACCCCTACGTCGACGCGGCGGCGGGCGACCCGCTCGGGACCGACTCGCGGCTACTGGACGTGCTGGGCGACCGCTGGCAGGAGGCCCGTACCGGCAGCGTCGAGATGTCCTGTGACACCTGCAAGTACAAGGTCGAACTCGACGGCTACGAGGAAGACGTCGGCGGCGCGCGGGCGATGCTGCGAGCGCTGACTCACCAGGAGACCCACGCCGACCGCGAGGACGTCGACGACGACCCGCACGTCCACGACGCGCCCGAGAAACACGTCGCGGTCTGTACGAACCAGACCTGCGCGGAAGACGGGGCGCCAGCGGTCCTGGAGCGGCTCCGGCAGGCCGTCCGGGACTCCGAGGAGTGTGACGCCCGGGTCACCAGATCATCCTGCCTGGGCCGCTGCGGCGAGGGACCGATGGTCGCCGTCTACCCCGACGGCGTCTGGTACGGCGACGCCGACGAGGGCGACGCCGACCGTATCGTCTCGTCCCACCTCGACCGGGACCGCATCGTTTCGGATCTCGTGGATCAAACACTATGAGCTGTGACGAACTCGAAGCCCTGCGACTGGGCGTGATGACGGCACTCGGCATCGGCGACGAAAGCACGCGCGAACACGCGGAACAAGAACTCGAGGGGAGCCTCGACGGCCCCATCGAGGCGCTGGCGAACGCGGAGACCTTGCCGGAGATCGAACGGCACCTCGACGCCGCGCTGGTGGACCTCGAAGAGGAGGTGGCCGCGATGGACCCCGGCGATCCGGAGTACGACTACACCCGCGGACGGCTGGTTGCCGTGCGGGACGCGGAACGGGCGATCCACCGCCTGACCGGACAGGCCGAATCGGTCCTCGACGGGTTCGGCGAGGCCCACCACCACCTCCACGAGGTCTTCCCGGCCGATGAGTAGCCTCGGTCGGCGAAACCGGTCGCTCGGAGACGTCGAGCCCGCGGGGTCCCGGCACCTCGGCCGCCGGTCGGCCGTGGCGCTCACCGACGATACAGTTCTCGCGGGCACCGCGGACGGGCGGCTCCGGGCGTTCGATCGGGACCTGCACTCCCTGTGGACGACCGAGACGGGCGACGGGCGCGTCGTGTCGATTGATACCTTCGACGGCAAAAATACTAAAGAAAATATTGCCTTCGACGGAAAAATTGTTGCGGGGGAACGCGGTCCGGCTGGTGCCGTTCGCTGTCACGATCTTGCGACGGGCGATCTGGTCTGGCGCTACGAGACGGCAGATGATCTGGGTGAGCCACAGGAAGAAACCCGGTTTCTGCTCCCCTTCGTCGCAGACGTCGTCGCCGGCGACGACCGGATGTACGTCGCGGCGCGGCGCTACGAGCGTGGAGACGACGGCCGCCGGTTCCACAGCGCGGTCTACGCCTTCCGCCCCGACGGCGGCGTCGACTGGCGCTACCGGGCGGACGCGTCACCGATCAGCCTCGCCGTCCGCGAGGACCGGGTTGCGGTGGCCTACAACCGCTGTCCCGGCGATCACCAGTGCGGGCTCGTGGTGCTAGACGCCGAGACTGGAGACGAACGGGTGACGTGGGACCCCGGGACGGACGGCCAGCGGCGGGTCGGCGACGTCTCGCTGCTCGCCGAGGGGATGGCGGTCGCCAGTCACGGCGATTACTGTGGCTACCTGCTCGACGCCGACGGCGGCCAGCGCGCACGCGTCCCGCTGGCGACGCCCGAGTCCGTCGACGGCGACCGCGTCTACGCCTACCCGAATCACGTCCACGCGACGGCGGCAGGAGCGGTCTTCGTGACCGGGAACACCTACCCCGAGGAGGGCCGCGAGACCGACGCCCGCCACCCGATGGAACACACCGGGGTCGGGGTTTCCCTCGGCGGCGAGCGGAACTGGACCCACCCGGTCGACGGCTTCGCCACTGGAATCGGCACTCACGGCGACCGGATCGCCGTCGCGAGCGCACAGCACTTCCGGGACCGCGACGCGGAGAGCCACGGTCTGTCGGTCTTCGACGTCGTCGACGGACCGATCGGCGGTCTCGACGCCGAGGGGGTCGTCACCGCGGCAGCGCTGGACGGGGACGCCGCGGTCGCCATCGAAGAACCGGTCGCGTACCACGACGAGGGCGAGGAGCGCGGCGCGTATCGGCTTCTCTTCGACGCGCTCGCCTGACCCTCGCAGATCGCGTTCCCGTCAGATCCGTTCGTTCAGTTTGTACAGTTCGAGGGCTTCGAGTCGCGGATCCGAGGCGGCCGAGGCGTTCGCGCCGACCGACGTGCCGGCGACGCCCTCGTTGGTCGCGCTCCCGGTGCCCGAATCGAGGATGTAGGCCACTTCTCGCTCGATGTCGTCGACCGGTTGGCCGAGTTCTTCGCTGGCGTCTTCCAGCGCCTCCTGAATCTCCTCGTCGGAGGCGGTGAACTCGCCGCCACCGCCGATGTCGGTCAGGTCAGTCATCGGCGACACCTCCGGTGACGACGTCGGTCTCGTCGAGGTCCAGTTTCCGCGCGTAGGTCGCGGCGTGGTGTTCGATCCGGCCGTCGTAGTCGGTCTCGTCGGCCTCGTTCGCGGCCCCCTGCGCCACCTGCGAGAAGGTGTTCGGGGCGTAGTGCTCCAGGTCCAGCGTCTCCTTGAACTGGGCGTGCCACAGCTCCATCCCGCGCTGGATGAGTCCGTCGAAGTCCGCGCCGAGGGGGTCGTCCATCGCCGCCGAGACGAAGTAAGCCGTGTCGATCACGTGGGGCAGACACGCCAGTGACTCCTCCCAGATGGCCTCGTCGACCCCCTGGTACTCCGGAATCCCCGCCCGCTCTTTCTCAAGGAGTTCCGAGAGCAACTCGAGTCCGTGGGTCACGTGACGACCCTCGTCGGTGCTGACGAACTGGAAGCCCTTGTTCAAAAGCGGCAGCGGCGACTCGGCCATCATGTTGTTCTTCAGGAAGTAGCCGCCCCTCGCGGCGATGCCTTCGACCATCATGTGGTAGGTGGTCGCGGCGCGGGCGATGTCCACGGGGTCGCCGCCGTTGGCCGCGAGCGCCATCTTCGCCCCCTGGCGCTCGCCGAGCTTCGACATCCCGCAGGCGGAGGTCCGCGGGAGCGGCTGGCCGCCGCGCCGGATGTCGAGGTGCGTGTCCGGGAACACGTCGTCCATGACGGTGTTGATGTACATGTCGAAAAACTGCGTGTGCTTGGCCTCGGTCATGGCGAACACCGTCGCGTACATCTCCTTCTCGATGGACTCGTCGAGATAGGGCGATCCCATCTGCTCGATGATCCGCCGGCCGTCCTCGGCGACGGCGTGCTCGAGATCGACGAAGGCGGCGATCAGGCGCGCCCACTGCTCTTTCTCCTCGGGTTCGAGCGAGGCCCAGACCGCCTTGTCCTCCTCGACCCCCATCTGCTCGACGAGTTTCCCGGCGTCCCACGTCCCGAGTTCGATCCCCTTCTGGTAGAGCTCGAACCACTTGCTGTCGGTGTCCACACGGCCGGTCTCCACCGCGTCCATGTCCTGAAACGACATACCACGATTTGGGTGGAGCGATGGGGTAGCCGTTCCCCCGGAAAATGTGGGACGCTTAACACGGTCGTTCCGGAAACGAACATGTTGGGCCCCGAAATGCGTGTTTACGCGGCTTACGAGCGAAACCCGGACGGCGAGGACTCAGTCGGCGGCCGAGGGGGCGTCCCGCCGCACCGTCTCGGCGGGTCGGTCGGCTGCGGGCCCGGACGCGCGACGCGACAGCCACGCGTGGGTGCCGGCCAGCAGCGTCCAGAGCACGACCTGGCCGAACAGGACCTGGGCTCGGAACGCGGCGACGAATGCAGCCGGGAGCGCCCCCGTTCCCGGATTCGCGGGCAGGACGAACGTGAGACCGACCAGGAGCGTGAACGGCACCGCCGCGCCTGCGATCGCGCGCCCCCGTCCCCGGTCACGGAGTCGGTCGTACCAGTACCCGGCCAGCAGGCAGGCGCACAGGCCAGCCAGCATCAGGCCTGCGTAGAGACCCATTCGGGCGTCGATGGACAGCGCCGCTTCGACGCCCGGGGGTTGCGGGGGGAAGACGAGCCAGGGGGCGCCAGAAACCGTGACGAACCCGGTGGCCCCGGCGACCGCGCTCTTTCCGGCCCCCGTCCCCGGAATCGCCGGCTCGAGGAAGTAGAAGGCCAGGCCGAAGGTCACGACGCCGAGCAACAGCGCCCAGAAGACGCCGCCGAGCACGCTGAGCAGCGGCGGAGACAGCGCCGAGAGCAGGCCGGACTCGCCGGCCTGGGCCCCCCCTGCGTCGTGGTGGCCACCCTGATCGTCGCCGGCGTGGCCGTCCTCGCCGTGGTAGCCGTGTTCGCCGGCAAGTCCCTCCGCCGCGGCGATCATCGGGTTCGCCAGGATCGCGACGAACAGGCCGAACGCCACGCCGGCGACGAGGCCGGCCTTCAGTCCGCGCACCAGGTAGGGTTGTAGCATCAGTGACAGACGATGCCGGCGGCGTGCCTGGCGTTGTGCAGCGAGTCGTGGACCAGCGGCTCCTGGACGAACAGGAGCGTGAACCCGAGAATCGCCACCAGTGCGAGGCCGAGCGCGACCCGCGGCGTCGTCAGTTCCGGCCGCGCCGATTCGATACGTCCGTGAACGGTGTTCGCTGTCGCCATTGTAAACTACAGTTGTAGAACAGCAAGCGCAGTTGTAAAGCTTTCGAGTGGGCCAAACTTCAGTTGCCGTCGACGGTCGCCGCGACGCGTTCGGGGGAGAGCGCGGACAGCGGGACGCGCTCGGCGTCGGTGGCATCGCAGACGACGTCGAGGACGCCGGCGCGGCCGCCGTCGCCCGCGTCGACGACGACGACCGTCGCGTCGAGGCTCGCCAGCTCCCGCGCCGCCGTCCGGGTCGCCGCCGTCGGACTCCCGTCGGCGACGTTGGCCCGGCCGTCGCTGACCAGCACGATCACAGACGCGGCCGGATCGGTCCGCTCGACGACCGACCGGGCCGTCCGCAGGCCGTCCGGGAGCGGCGTCCGGTCGCCGGTGGGGAGGTCCTTGAGGTGTCGTGCGGCGTGGCTCACGCTGTCTGTCGGCGGGAGGACCACCTCGGCCGAATCGCCCGCTACGGCCACGAATCCCACCTCGTCGCGCTCTCGGTAGGCGTCTTTCAGCAGTTCCAGCACCGTGCCCTTGGCCGTCCGCATGGCCGCGCGCATCGACGCGCTCGCGTCGACGACGAACAGCACGAGCGACGAGTCACTGCCCGCCCTGACCGACTGCCGGAGGTCGCGTGACTCGACCCGCGACCCGCCGCGTCGCGACGCTGCCCGGACCGACGCCGCCGCGTCGATCCCGTCGTCGGAGTCGGCCGGCTCCGTCCTGATCCGCGGGCCGTCCCCGTTCGGGCTCGGTGTCGTCCGAACGCGCGACCCGCTCCCCTCGCCACCGGTCACCGCGTCGGGTATCTCGACGTCCGGCGCGGCGCCGTCGCCGACAGCGGCCCGCTCCTGGCCCGGGAGCAGGGGCGTCGCCGTCTCCGCGTCGTCCGCCTCGTCGGCTCCCGATTCATCGCGGTCAGCGTCCGATTCAGTCCCCTCGCCCCCTCCGTGATCGGACCCGTCGGCGGTGGCCGTCGGACCCCGGGTCCTGTCTCCTTCCGCCTCGGTCTCCTCCGGTTCCGGATCGTCGCCTGGTCCCGATCCCGCCTGGTCGTCGGCTTCCGTTTCCTCTGGGTCGTCTCCGCCGTTGGCGCCACTCTCGGTTTCCTCGTCACCGCCGGCTCCGCCGGTCCCGCCAGCGTCACCGTCTGCAGCGTCGTTCTCTCCGTCCCCATCGCCCGTCTCCGATTCCCCGTCGGTGCCGTCTCCGTCTGGCTCCCCGTCCTCGAAGTGGTCGTCGATCACGTCTTCAGGGTCCGGCGCGTCGTCGAAGGGCCGTGACTGCAAGCGGTGGGGCAGGGCCAGTTCGGCGGCCCGGCGGACGTCGGATTCGATCACCGTCGCGCGCGATTCGAGCGCCGCGAGCGTTCTGGCGGTCCTCGCGACGGCGATGTCGCCGCGGTGGCCGTCGACCCCTGCGTCCCGGCACAGCTCGGCGATCTCCGCGAGGAACTCCTCTGGCAGCGTCACGTCGGGCAGCACCTCCCTCGCCGTCCGCAGTTCGGTCCGGTAGTCCCGTTCGTCGCCCACTGTCCGGTCGCCGAGCGCCTGCCGCACGATGGCGACGCGGTCCTCGACGTCGGTGCAGCCCGTGACGGTGGCCTGGAGGGCGAAGCGGTCCCGCAGCTGGGGCCTGAGGTCGCCTTCCTCCGGGTTCATCGTCCCGATCAGCGTGAACTCGGCGGGATGGGAAACGCTCACGCCGTCCCGCTCGACGCGGTTGATCCCGCTGGCGGACGCGTCGAGCAGGACGTCGACGAGGTGGTCGTCGAGCAGATTCACCTCGTCAACGTAGAGGATCCCACGGTTGGCCCGGGCCAGGAGGCCGGGCTCGAACTCGGAGTTTCCGTCGAGGGCATCGTCCACGGAGAGGGTCCCGACGACCCGATCTCGCGTGGCACCGAGCGGTAGCGTCACGAGCGGCACAGTTCGAATCTCGGTCGGCGGATCGTCGCGCTGGCGGCACTCGTCGCACTGGCGCTGGGGCTCCCCTGGGGGACAGCCGTACGGACAGTCCGCGACGGCGCGCTGGACGGGCAGCAACGCTGCGAGCGCCCGAACGGCCGTGGACTTGGCCGTCCCCTTCTCGCCGCGGACGAGCAGGCCGTCGAGGTCGTCGTTCGCCGCGACCGCCAGTAAAGCCTGCTTGAACTCCGTCTGCCCGACGATGTCGCCGAACGCGGCCCCCTCGCCCCGCGCCTGCGAAGCTTTTTTGCCGTGGGCGTAATCAACCATACTTGCGTTAACTAAACGGAGGTTTAACAACGTTATGCCGACCATCGGGTTATACACCGCGACGGAGAACGAACTGGGCGCGGTCCAGCGGGCGGCCGGGGAGGTCGACGCCGACCTCGTCGTGCGCTCGGAGAGCGACCTCGACGACGGGACCGACGTGGACGCGTTCGTCGACGAACTGACGGACGCGACCGCGGTCGTGTTCTGGTTGCACGGCGGCCAGGACAGCATGCCGGGGTACGACCACGCCCGGGAACGACTCGCCGAGGCCGGGGTCCCCCTGATCGTCGAGTCGACGGGCGACGCCTTCGCCGTCGAGGACACGACGGTCGCCGACGACGAGCGTGAGCGCGTCTGTGCCTATCTGGAGCGCGGCGGCGCGAGCAACGTCGCCAACTGTCTGCGCTATCTCGTCGCGACCTACGACGCGGACGCCGACCCGGCGTTCGACGACCCGGTGGACCTCCCGACGGAGGGGGTCTACCACCCCGACTATCCCGCCGCGAGCTACGAGGAACTACTCGGGACGTTCGACCCCGACGCGCCGACGGTCGCGGTCTGGTTCTACGAGTCCCACTGGACCCACGAGAACACCCGCTACGTCGACGCACAGGTCCGGGCCATCGAGGAACGTGGGGCCAACGCGCTGCCGATCTTCTGCGAGCCAGCGACCGACGCCGAGGGCCAGTGGGACGCCGAGACCGTCACCGAGGAGTGGCTGGTAGACGACCGCGGCGAACCGATCGTCGACGCCGTGCTCTCGTCGTTCATGTTCTCCCTGTCGATGGACGAGCGCGGCCGCAGCGCCGACGACGAAGGCGACTCGGCGGAGGACGTCTTCCTGGATCGGCTGGGCGTCCCGGTCATCCAGACCGTCACGACGATGCGCTCGCGCTCGCGCTACGAGTCGAGCGACACCGGTGTCATGGGCTTCGAACTCGCCCTCTCCGTCGCGCTGCCGGAGTTCGACGGCAACGTCATTACCCACCCGATCAGCGGCAAGGAGCGGACCGACGACCAGGCCGGCATCGGGAGCGCCCCCAAGCAGCACTTCCCGATCGAGGACCGCGTCGATCACGCCGCCGGCCTGGCAGTGAACTGGGCCGAACTCCGGCACACCCCGAACGAGGACAAACGCGTGGCGGTGGTCCTCCACAACTACCCGCCGAGCGACGACGGCATCGGCACCGCGTTCGGCCTCGACAGCCCCGAGAGCACCGTCAATCTGCTCGACGAGTTGAGCGCCCGCGGCTACGACCTCGGGGGCGAGGCGCGTAGCGCCTCGGAACAGTCGAGCGGGGAGCTCAGCGACCCGCGAGACGGCCAGTCACCGCCGGACGGCCAGTCCCTGATCGACGCCCTCACCGCCCAGCTCACCCTCGACGATCGCTGGGTCGCGCCGGAAGACGTGCGCGACCTCTCGGTCGACACCGTCGCGCCCGACCGATACCGCGAGTGGTTCGCCGAGAAGGACGACCGCTTCCGCGAAAACGTCCTCGAGGAGTGGGGTGAAGTCCCTGACCGGCCGTTCGCCATCCCGGGCGTGGAGTTCGGGAACGTGCTCGTCACCGTCCAGCCCCCGCGCGGGTTCGGCATGGACCCATCCAAGGTCTACCACGACTCGGACCTCCAGCCGCCACACGACTACGTGGCCTTCTACGAGTGG
Above is a genomic segment from Halorientalis sp. LT38 containing:
- the cobJ gene encoding precorrin-3B C(17)-methyltransferase, producing MSTDDTTTNDASTDTESKCGGATTSTEETTSESKCGASTDSSSSSSSECGASSDEEEVGATVDDFDADPGQLIAVGLGPGQPEGMTDRAKTALADAEHIVGYTTYVDLLPDEITEAAEDIYDTPMCGEVSRTEEAIDRALAGNDVAIIGSGDPNVYALAGLALEIVESKGATASMLDFDVVPGVPAAQSCAARVGAPLVNDTVSISLSDHLTDMPTIESRLHATAKEGFTIAIYNPWSRKRRENFQKCCEILLEHRDPDTPVGVVHAAGREDEEVEIVELGELPDLGETDLIDMTTTILVGNSETYVWDDRMVTPRGYETKYDY
- a CDS encoding ferredoxin, translating into MAYTVTLDREACDGIFACLVRDDRFVEAEDGLAGIESTDGETDRRPGDADGDDRLTVTFEDELIEDAREAATACPVDAIEVSSADGGKA
- a CDS encoding cobalamin biosynthesis protein yields the protein MSVETGVPRDLLASHPETAYFWGRVVGDGDLGEDSVTVRATDETAARRLAAIAGAEQVDKRIREREYAHDTSITRTEEAYTVQVFGDLSTRAAAAFGLPRDGQPGGYRLDSVADHDRQLLRGLLEGCGTICFKSSAGTVGLSFVADDRRLLERIQGLLDGLDVDAPYDELSETASGGYWFGVEDAAVPTVGPRLYDGCEETGLFAPSRRRKLRRSLQQAENVEP
- a CDS encoding CbiX/SirB N-terminal domain-containing protein encodes the protein MSRSTTGGDAAGAFDDEAVLLVGHGSRREKSNEQVRELAVALEDRLGVPVDAGFLELAEPAIPDAIAGLAGAVSEVTVVPLSLFAASHVKNDVPLAVQQARSAHDGLTVNNGAHLGIHPAIVDLLDDRATAVEAELGVDRTEDDVVAVVCARGSSDPDANGDVHKLARLLDEGRAFDRVEASFIGVTEPLLEESLHGVAKRRPDAVVVLPYMLGDGVLTQRIRDRTDEFDDEYPYVDAAAGDPLGTDSRLLDVLGDRWQEARTGSVEMSCDTCKYKVELDGYEEDVGGARAMLRALTHQETHADREDVDDDPHVHDAPEKHVAVCTNQTCAEDGAPAVLERLRQAVRDSEECDARVTRSSCLGRCGEGPMVAVYPDGVWYGDADEGDADRIVSSHLDRDRIVSDLVDQTL
- a CDS encoding DUF3209 family protein; its protein translation is MSCDELEALRLGVMTALGIGDESTREHAEQELEGSLDGPIEALANAETLPEIERHLDAALVDLEEEVAAMDPGDPEYDYTRGRLVAVRDAERAIHRLTGQAESVLDGFGEAHHHLHEVFPADE
- a CDS encoding PQQ-binding-like beta-propeller repeat protein translates to MSSLGRRNRSLGDVEPAGSRHLGRRSAVALTDDTVLAGTADGRLRAFDRDLHSLWTTETGDGRVVSIDTFDGKNTKENIAFDGKIVAGERGPAGAVRCHDLATGDLVWRYETADDLGEPQEETRFLLPFVADVVAGDDRMYVAARRYERGDDGRRFHSAVYAFRPDGGVDWRYRADASPISLAVREDRVAVAYNRCPGDHQCGLVVLDAETGDERVTWDPGTDGQRRVGDVSLLAEGMAVASHGDYCGYLLDADGGQRARVPLATPESVDGDRVYAYPNHVHATAAGAVFVTGNTYPEEGRETDARHPMEHTGVGVSLGGERNWTHPVDGFATGIGTHGDRIAVASAQHFRDRDAESHGLSVFDVVDGPIGGLDAEGVVTAAALDGDAAVAIEEPVAYHDEGEERGAYRLLFDALA
- a CDS encoding ribonucleotide-diphosphate reductase subunit beta; the encoded protein is MSFQDMDAVETGRVDTDSKWFELYQKGIELGTWDAGKLVEQMGVEEDKAVWASLEPEEKEQWARLIAAFVDLEHAVAEDGRRIIEQMGSPYLDESIEKEMYATVFAMTEAKHTQFFDMYINTVMDDVFPDTHLDIRRGGQPLPRTSACGMSKLGERQGAKMALAANGGDPVDIARAATTYHMMVEGIAARGGYFLKNNMMAESPLPLLNKGFQFVSTDEGRHVTHGLELLSELLEKERAGIPEYQGVDEAIWEESLACLPHVIDTAYFVSAAMDDPLGADFDGLIQRGMELWHAQFKETLDLEHYAPNTFSQVAQGAANEADETDYDGRIEHHAATYARKLDLDETDVVTGGVADD
- a CDS encoding CbtA family protein; the protein is MLQPYLVRGLKAGLVAGVAFGLFVAILANPMIAAAEGLAGEHGYHGEDGHAGDDQGGHHDAGGAQAGESGLLSALSPPLLSVLGGVFWALLLGVVTFGLAFYFLEPAIPGTGAGKSAVAGATGFVTVSGAPWLVFPPQPPGVEAALSIDARMGLYAGLMLAGLCACLLAGYWYDRLRDRGRGRAIAGAAVPFTLLVGLTFVLPANPGTGALPAAFVAAFRAQVLFGQVVLWTLLAGTHAWLSRRASGPAADRPAETVRRDAPSAAD
- a CDS encoding CbtB domain-containing protein; the encoded protein is MATANTVHGRIESARPELTTPRVALGLALVAILGFTLLFVQEPLVHDSLHNARHAAGIVCH
- a CDS encoding VWA domain-containing protein; translation: MVDYAHGKKASQARGEGAAFGDIVGQTEFKQALLAVAANDDLDGLLVRGEKGTAKSTAVRALAALLPVQRAVADCPYGCPPGEPQRQCDECRQRDDPPTEIRTVPLVTLPLGATRDRVVGTLSVDDALDGNSEFEPGLLARANRGILYVDEVNLLDDHLVDVLLDASASGINRVERDGVSVSHPAEFTLIGTMNPEEGDLRPQLRDRFALQATVTGCTDVEDRVAIVRQALGDRTVGDERDYRTELRTAREVLPDVTLPEEFLAEIAELCRDAGVDGHRGDIAVARTARTLAALESRATVIESDVRRAAELALPHRLQSRPFDDAPDPEDVIDDHFEDGEPDGDGTDGESETGDGDGENDAADGDAGGTGGAGGDEETESGANGGDDPEETEADDQAGSGPGDDPEPEETEAEGDRTRGPTATADGSDHGGGEGTESDADRDESGADEADDAETATPLLPGQERAAVGDGAAPDVEIPDAVTGGEGSGSRVRTTPSPNGDGPRIRTEPADSDDGIDAAASVRAASRRGGSRVESRDLRQSVRAGSDSSLVLFVVDASASMRAAMRTAKGTVLELLKDAYRERDEVGFVAVAGDSAEVVLPPTDSVSHAARHLKDLPTGDRTPLPDGLRTARSVVERTDPAASVIVLVSDGRANVADGSPTAATRTAARELASLDATVVVVDAGDGGRAGVLDVVCDATDAERVPLSALSPERVAATVDGN